From a region of the Oryza sativa Japonica Group chromosome 6, ASM3414082v1 genome:
- the LOC107281330 gene encoding AT-hook motif nuclear-localized protein 27: MAASNNKWWQAALDFPPPPPPVNVPAAAPAGAASPESKQQAAAGAIVPLRRPRGRPLGSKNKPKPPVIITRDSPDALHSHIIEVAPGADVAACVAEYARRRGRGVCLMGASGAVADVAVRGAAAPLPGRFELLSVTGTVLPPPAPPGASGLSVLLSAGQGQVVGGCVVGPLVAAGPVTLFAATFANAVYERLPLADAADVADVKPDLSSAAAAATSTSAPQEVQQQQLPLPPSSHHPQAMPATYPDHRSPPYAWAGGV, from the coding sequence ATGGCCGCCAGCAACAACAAGTGGTGGCAAGCGGCCCTCGActtcccgcctccgccgccgccggtgaacgttccggcggcggctccggcggggGCCGCGTCGCCGGAGAGCaagcagcaggcggcggcgggggccatCGTGCCGCTGCGGCGGCCGAGGGGGAGGCCGCTGGGGTCGAAGAACAAGCCGAAGCCGCCGGTGATCATCACGCGGGACAGCCCCGACGCGCTCCACTCCCACATCATCGAGGTGGCGCCGGGGGCCGACGTGGCGGCGTGCGTCGCGGAGtacgcgcggcggcgcgggcgcggggtgTGCCTGATGGGCGCGTCGGGCGCCGTCGCGGACGTCGCcgtgcgcggcgcggcggcgccgctcccggGAAGGTTCGAGCTCCTCTCCGTAACGGGCACCGTGCTCCCGCCCCCCGCGCCGCCCGGCGCGTCCGGCCTCTCCGTGCTGCTCTCCGCCGGCCAGGGCCAGGTCGTCGGCGGCTGCGTCGTGGggcccctcgtcgccgccggccccgTCACCCTcttcgccgccaccttcgccaaCGCCGTCTACGAGCGCCTCccgctcgccgacgccgccgacgtcgccgacgtCAAGCCcgacctctcctccgccgccgccgccgccacgtccacctcggcgccgcaagaagtgcaacagcagcagctgccATTGCCGCCATCCTCGCACCACCCTCAAGCCATGCCCGCGACCTACCCCGaccaccgctcgccgccatACGCCTGGGCAGGCGGCGTATGA